One Streptomyces drozdowiczii DNA segment encodes these proteins:
- a CDS encoding fibronectin type III domain-containing protein, with product MEGKTVRSPHTHAALACSAALLLAALTTACGSEAHADTSEPTAPRGVTAQASSATSAHVMWEAATDDTAVTGYDVYREGKKVKSVAASRVMIDIDGLTASTAYTFTVRARDKAGNLSAPSAAASVTTPAPTPADHKPPTRPGKPRGKADGSRAATLSWGGSTDDVGVTAYDIYQEGSRIHSVPGTQTTARLTGLRPGTIYTFTVRARDAADTSSPDSASLDLTTASAPGAPASTAPTDLRITNRAEGKEHTVELDWKQPETGGKIPAYQLYMNGRLTTTIVWGGEPPAGRAHYELTVNDPRGTRYAMKLRAKLPDGKWGDFSAARTVVLGD from the coding sequence ATGGAAGGCAAGACCGTGCGATCCCCCCACACGCATGCCGCGTTGGCCTGCTCCGCCGCCCTGCTCCTCGCCGCGCTGACGACCGCCTGTGGCTCCGAGGCCCACGCGGACACCAGCGAGCCGACCGCGCCGCGCGGGGTGACCGCGCAGGCGAGCAGCGCCACCTCCGCGCACGTCATGTGGGAGGCCGCCACCGACGACACGGCCGTCACCGGCTACGACGTCTACCGCGAGGGCAAGAAGGTCAAGTCGGTGGCCGCGAGCCGGGTGATGATCGACATCGACGGGCTCACCGCCTCCACCGCCTACACCTTCACCGTCCGGGCCCGCGACAAGGCCGGCAACCTCTCCGCGCCGAGCGCCGCCGCCTCCGTCACCACCCCCGCGCCGACCCCCGCCGACCACAAGCCCCCGACCCGGCCCGGCAAACCGCGCGGCAAGGCGGACGGCAGCCGCGCCGCCACCCTGTCCTGGGGCGGCTCCACGGACGACGTCGGCGTCACCGCGTACGACATCTACCAAGAGGGCTCCCGCATCCACAGCGTGCCCGGTACGCAGACCACCGCACGGCTCACCGGACTGCGCCCCGGCACCATCTACACCTTCACCGTGCGGGCCCGGGACGCGGCCGACACCTCGTCGCCGGACAGCGCGAGCCTCGACCTCACCACCGCGTCGGCCCCCGGCGCGCCCGCCTCCACCGCCCCGACCGACCTGCGGATCACCAACCGGGCCGAGGGCAAGGAGCACACCGTCGAGCTGGACTGGAAGCAGCCCGAGACGGGCGGCAAGATCCCCGCGTACCAGCTCTACATGAACGGCAGGCTGACCACCACGATCGTCTGGGGAGGCGAGCCGCCCGCCGGCCGGGCGCACTACGAACTGACCGTCAACGACCCCCGAGGCACCCGCTATGCGATGAAGCTCCGCGCCAAGCTGCCGGACGGCAAGTGGGGCGACTTCTCGGCCGCCCGCACGGTCGTGCTGGGCGACTAG
- a CDS encoding TIGR03086 family metal-binding protein translates to MDTQPLDLEPAARRITAQLDAVDDGALGAVTPCPGVTVGALLAHIEGLAVAFRDAARKEPGPVTDSAPDVESGVLASGWRTTLPAALDGMVAAWRSPDAWEGMTRAGGIDLPGQVAGMVALNELVLHGWDLAKATGQPFDAEEAHLRNTLALLADQGDDPSPFGPPVPVADDAPLLDRAVARGGRRPDWRPGS, encoded by the coding sequence ATGGACACACAACCGCTCGACCTGGAACCGGCCGCGCGCCGGATCACCGCGCAGCTCGACGCCGTGGACGACGGGGCGCTGGGGGCCGTGACACCGTGCCCCGGCGTGACCGTGGGCGCCCTGCTCGCCCATATCGAGGGCTTGGCCGTCGCCTTCCGCGACGCCGCCCGCAAGGAGCCGGGGCCCGTCACCGACTCGGCGCCCGACGTGGAGTCCGGCGTCCTCGCATCCGGCTGGCGGACCACGCTGCCCGCCGCGCTCGACGGGATGGTGGCCGCCTGGCGCTCCCCCGACGCCTGGGAGGGCATGACCAGGGCGGGCGGCATCGACCTGCCCGGCCAGGTGGCGGGGATGGTCGCGCTCAACGAGCTGGTCCTGCACGGCTGGGACCTCGCGAAGGCGACCGGGCAGCCCTTCGACGCCGAGGAGGCCCACCTGCGCAACACGCTCGCGCTGCTGGCGGACCAGGGCGACGACCCCTCGCCGTTCGGTCCGCCGGTTCCGGTCGCCGACGATGCGCCGCTGCTGGACCGGGCGGTGGCGCG
- a CDS encoding amidohydrolase family protein produces the protein MLCVRGVVLPEREERAFWIDGEVLREGAPPGGFAGRHAETVVDGGWLLPGLVDVHTHPGATDTSEPFSEELLREQLRAHRDAGVLAVRTPGTAARMPAWVDEDRELPRVTSAGRWLATPGRFIPGFGRDVTEAQLVRAAVEESAASSGWCKVVGDWRQDEPPVPLSLLTEVVAAVHAAGGKVAVHCQTAEGTRNAVLAGADSLEHGMHLDPGLLDRMAAQGTAFVPTLAAFGKGVDAMRAREPSARRDLWLAGWETMFGNVRAAHEAGVTVLAGTDSFPCGTVASEASWLLRAGLPADAALGAASWTARAWLGLPGLVDGAPADLVAYDTDPTADPVALDHPRRIILRGQVVR, from the coding sequence ATGCTGTGCGTACGAGGTGTGGTGCTGCCGGAACGCGAGGAGCGGGCCTTCTGGATCGACGGCGAGGTGCTGCGCGAGGGTGCCCCGCCGGGCGGATTCGCGGGGCGCCACGCCGAGACCGTGGTGGACGGCGGCTGGCTGCTGCCCGGGCTCGTCGACGTACACACGCACCCCGGGGCCACCGACACCAGCGAGCCGTTCAGCGAGGAGCTGCTGCGCGAACAGCTGCGCGCGCACCGGGACGCCGGGGTCCTCGCCGTCCGCACCCCGGGCACGGCCGCGCGGATGCCGGCCTGGGTGGACGAGGACCGGGAGCTGCCCCGGGTCACATCGGCGGGCCGGTGGCTGGCCACCCCCGGCAGGTTCATCCCCGGCTTCGGCCGGGACGTGACCGAGGCGCAGCTCGTGCGGGCCGCCGTGGAGGAGTCGGCGGCCTCCTCCGGCTGGTGCAAGGTCGTCGGGGACTGGCGCCAGGACGAGCCCCCGGTGCCCCTCTCCCTGCTCACCGAGGTGGTCGCGGCCGTCCACGCGGCGGGCGGCAAAGTCGCGGTGCACTGCCAGACCGCCGAGGGCACGCGGAACGCGGTCCTCGCGGGGGCGGACAGCCTGGAGCACGGCATGCATCTGGACCCCGGGCTGCTGGACCGGATGGCGGCGCAGGGCACGGCGTTCGTGCCGACGCTGGCGGCCTTCGGCAAGGGCGTGGACGCGATGCGGGCCCGGGAGCCGAGTGCGCGCCGCGATCTGTGGCTGGCCGGCTGGGAGACCATGTTCGGCAACGTCCGGGCCGCCCACGAGGCGGGCGTCACGGTGCTGGCCGGCACCGATTCGTTCCCCTGCGGGACCGTCGCGAGCGAGGCGTCCTGGCTGCTCAGGGCCGGGCTGCCGGCCGATGCGGCGCTCGGCGCGGCGTCCTGGACGGCGCGGGCCTGGCTCGGCCTGCCGGGTCTGGTGGACGGGGCACCGGCCGACCTGGTCGCGTACGACACCGATCCGACCGCCGATCCGGTGGCGCTGGACCACCCCCGGCGGATCATTCTGCGGGGGCAGGTGGTGCGCTGA